A part of Miscanthus floridulus cultivar M001 chromosome 6, ASM1932011v1, whole genome shotgun sequence genomic DNA contains:
- the LOC136459650 gene encoding E3 ubiquitin-protein ligase RGLG2-like produces MGQNHSSRDGSSHGRCQPSFQQQPSSQWGAGGGYYAQDPRAGYYGAPPPQQGGGYAAPYPAPAYQPTAAAAPAPQAAKPRQLDRRYSRIADDYHSVDQVTDALAQAGLESSNLIVGIDFTKSNEWTGKFSFHGCSLHHISNTPNPYEQALSIIGRTLSKFDEDNLIPCFGFGDASTHDQDVFCFSPDERPCNGFEEALDRYRELVPRLRLAGPTSFAPIIEMAMTIVEQSGGQYHVLLIIADGQVTRSVDTASGQLSSQEQKTVDAIVKASELPLSIVLVGVGDGPWDMMKEFDDNIPARAFDNFQFVNFSEIMSKNMAQSRKEAAFALSALMEIPQQYKATVELGILGRRSFKNPDRVPLPPPTGSYDAYSYSSKSFSKPNTYPQSSSSTSPYPHYETPHTATPAAPSSTYDNQVCPICLVNPKDMAFGCGHQTCCDCGQSLESCPICRTPITTRIKLY; encoded by the exons atggggcaaAACCACAGCTCGCGAGACGGGAGCAGCCACGGGCGGTGCCAGCCCTCCTTCCAGCAGCAGCCGTCGTCGCAGTGGGGCGCCGGAGGAGGGTATTACGCCCAGGACCCGCGCGCCGGCTACTACGGCGCGCCGCCGCCACAACAGGGAGGAGGGTACGCCGCGCCGTACCCGGCCCCGGCGTACCagcccaccgccgccgctgctccggcGCCGCAGGCCGCGAAGCCGCGGCAGCTGGACCGGCGGTACTCGCGGATTGCCGACGACTACCACTCGGTGGACCAG GTTACTGATGCTCTAGCTCAAGCAGGACTTGAATCATCAAATCTTATTGTTGGCATTGATTTCACAAAGAGCAATGAGTGGACAG GCAAATTCTCTTTCCATGGATGTAGTCTACATCACATTAGCAACACACCAAATCCGTATGAACAAGCCCTCTCGATTATTGGGCGAACACTATCGAAATTTGATGAAGATAATTTGATTCCATGTTTTGGATTTGGAGATG CATCAACACATGATCAAGACGTCTTCTGTTTCTCTCCTGACGAGAGACCTTGCAATGGATTCGAAGAAGCTCTCGATCGTTATCGGGAACTTGTACCACGTTTGCGCTTAGCTG GGCCAACATCCTTTGCACCAATTATTGAGATGGCTATGACCATTGTGGAGCAAAGTGGCGGGCAATACCACGTCCTATTGATAATTGCAGATGGGCAG GTTACGAGGAGTGTAGATACTGCATCTGGACAGCTGAGTTCGCAAGAGCAAAAGACTGTTGATGCCATTGTGAAGGCCAG TGAATTGCCTTTGTCCATTGTGTTAGTAGGAGTTGGTGATGGCCCCTGGGACATGATGAAGGAATTTGATGACaacattcctgctcgagctttTGACAATTTCCAA TTTGTAAATTTCTCGGAGATAATGTCCAAGAACATGGCACAATCAAGGAAAGAGGCTGCATTTGCTCTTTCAGCATTGATGGAGATACCACAACAGTATAAAGCAACCGTGGAATTAGGAATTTTAGG TCGCCGCTCTTTCAAGAATCCTGACAGAGTTCCTCTGCCTCCCCCTACTGGAAGTTATGATGCTTATTCCTATTCATCTAAAAGCTTTAGTAAACCAAACACCTACCCGCAGAGCTCTTCATCCACATCACCCTATCCTCACTATGAAACTCCACATACAGCCACCCCAGCCGCACCTTCGTCCACTTATGACAACCAG GTCTGTCCTATCTGCCTTGTGAACCCCAAAGACATGGCGTTTGGCTGTGGACACCAG ACTTGCTGTGACTGCGGACAGAGTCTCGAGTCGTGCCCAATCTGTCGCACTCCCATCACTACAAGGATAAAGCTATACTAG